Proteins encoded by one window of Aspergillus puulaauensis MK2 DNA, chromosome 4, nearly complete sequence:
- the ALG11 gene encoding alpha-1,2-mannosyltransferase ALG11 (BUSCO:EOG09262UB3;~CAZy:GT4;~COG:M;~EggNog:ENOG410PIAX;~InterPro:IPR001296,IPR038013,IPR031814;~PFAM:PF00534,PF15924,PF13692;~go_function: GO:0004377 - GDP-Man:Man3GlcNAc2-PP-Dol alpha-1,2-mannosyltransferase activity [Evidence IEA]) — translation MMLFLLKFLISVIALLAACVLLPQVSLGLLRIALRGVGWVIRKRTQARREAILARVRSEEEGLLANQPKRASTSATSAEDEDWEKVDTSISGDSSGRVSQSSQQSGKLEWAGIIGFFHPFCNAGGGGERVLWEAVRATQKRWPNAVCAIYTGDLEVTKSAMLERVQTRFNIQLHAPTVELLYLTTRKYVQSSMYPYMTLLGQSLGSLVVGYDAFTLLVPDIFVDTMGYAFAVAFCKLLFPTVPTGAYVHYPTISTDMLQSLDDKTGLKGVNAGAGTGLKGTLKRKYWLAFARLYGWVGSHVDVVMCNSSWTSAHVQTIWGPSRHNPLHSSQTIKYKDPVVVFPPTAVSDIQSTIPVTRETERSRTPRLLYIAQFRPEKNHPHVLRSFARFLERYNSTQSSDSNATEEPQLILIGNVRPSSPDETHIYNLRLLAHELRIRNNTTFVCDASWPTILSHLASSSIGVNAMWNEHFGICVVEYQAAGLIAVVHDSGGPREDIVVDLPETDTAPVTAIGGRATGFRATTEEEFADAFEKALSLSSEEKVAMRLRAQRSALRFTEEEFSRKWVGEIGKLVGMIPT, via the exons ATGATGCTATTTCTCCTCAAATTTTTGATCTCCGTGATCGCCCTGCTTGCCGCCtgtgttcttcttccccaggTCTCCCTTGGGCTACTCCGCATTGCGCTCCGCGGCGTGGGCTGGGTGATCCGAAAGAGAACACAGGCTCGCAGAGAGGCCATCCTAGCTCGTGTCCGatcggaagaggagggccTGCTCGCAAATCAGCCAAAGAGAGCTTCTACCAGTGCGACATCagcggaagatgaggatTGGGAGAAGGTCGACACCTCCATTTCGGGTGACAGCTCCGGGCGAGTTAGTCAGAGCTCCCAGCAATCGGGGAAATTAGAATGGGCTGGAATCATAGGCTTTTTTCATCCTTTTTG CAATGCCGGAGGGGGTGGAGAACGTGTCCTTTGGGAAGCTGTCAGAGCTACGCAAAAACGATGGCCAAACGCCGTCTGTGCTATTTACACTGGCGATCTGGAAGTCACTAAATCGGCTATGCTGGAGAGGGTTCAA ACCCGATTCAACATCCAGCTTCACGCCCCAACAGTTGAGCTACTATATTTGACAACTCGCAAGTATGTCCAAAGCAGCATGTATCCGTACATGACTCTTCTGGGTCAATCTCTTGGCTCGCTGGTAGTAGGATACGACGCCTTTACGCTCCTCGTGCCGGACATTTTTGTCGACACCATGGGCTATGCTTTTGCCGTGGCATTTTGCAAACTACTCTTTCCGACAGTACCAACAGGCGCATATGTGCACTACCCCACCATTTCCACCGATATGCTCCAGTCCTTGGACGACAAAACCGGCCTTAAAGGTGTCAATGCCGGTGCTGGAACGGGACTTAAAGGCACCCTGAAACGAAAATACTGGCTCGCCTTTGCACGTCTCTATGGCTGGGTCGGCAGCcacgtcgacgtcgtcatGTGCAATTCCTCGTGGACATCGGCCCACGTCCAGACCATCTGGGGACCGTCGCGACATAACCCGTTACACTCATCACAAACCATCAAATACAAGGACCCAGTCGTCGTCTTCCCCCCGACGGCCGTTTCAGACATCCAGTCCACCATCCCGGTCACCCGTGAGACCGAAAGGTCCCGCACCCCAAGACTCTTATACATTGCCCAATTCCGTCCAGAGAAGAACCACCCTCATGTCCTCCGCTCCTTCGCTCGCTTCCTTGAACGCTACAACAGTACTCAGTCCAGCGACTCAAACGCAACGGAAGAAccccagctcatcctcatcggcaaCGTCCGCCCCTCCAGCCCCGACGAAACCCACATCTACAACCTCCGCCTTCTAGCCCACGAACTCCGCAtccgcaacaacaccaccttCGTCTGCGATGCCTCCTGGCCCACTATCCTCTCCCACCTtgcatcctcttcaatcGGCGTAAACGCCATGTGGAACGAACACTTCGGTATCTGTGTCGTCGAGTACCAAGCCGCAGGCTTAATCGCCGTTGTTCATGACTCCGGCGGTCCGCGCGAGGACATCGTCGTTGATCTTCCCGAAACCGATACCGCCCCTGTCACAGCTATAGGGGGGAGAGCAACCGGTTTCCGCGCCACGACTGAAGAAGAATTCGCCGATGCATTCGAGAAGGCTCTCTCGCTTAGTTCCGAGGAGAAGGTTGCGATGCGACTGAGGGCGCAAAGGTCCGCGCTGAGGTTTACGGAAGAGGAGTTTTCGCGGAAGTGGGTGGGTGAGATTGGGAAGTTGGTTGGGATGATTCCTACTTGA
- the crzA gene encoding putative C2H2 transcription factor Crz1 (COG:K;~EggNog:ENOG410PIQA;~InterPro:IPR036236,IPR013087;~PFAM:PF00096,PF12874,PF13912) produces MDPPDTLQDLGQAPAAHKNRSVSPSAHPHQHQQYNNINDLTIDPSITTNPSYPPSSFDNNPAPGSEAYAYPSSSYLTPATATDQSFTRPSLHIPQSFDQGLSHQQTEENFSNLLNSNTGDFDFSLYQNPSPNTTGGSEYPSSLLLDPQQQPTNQAVNPVDLVSQIPSPHPSNSSQTSPLEQQQSNPSPSAMSPPASSPGTFHTPQHSRHTSLDPASAAYMANVSHPDWQTLMANSSFHGHRRAPSEVSEVSSAAHSPYLTQHDSFDPADNNPSPLLAPQNDPSIYDNAALGIETFTLADNHNQHQQPAFSPQHSPYISPQLIPQQPQLATEMIPSGPFISGPSASSPYPTPPTEGYPNTQEGMMQQAGLYPDIGQASQMAPPSINVEPPPPGQTPIFPYDKPQNDMDTLSPPPSRAPRTRSKSDPYHPMPKSRPRSPSSPSGNLGPTAHSSNRSLSPFDVNRHPYSNPSSRESSPARHRRVSTSSIDNSRNYILGLADPGRPTNQPDSKRVQKHPATFQCHLCPKRFTRAYNLRSHLRTHTDERPFVCTVCGKAFARQHDRKRHEGLHSGEKKFVCRGDLSRGGQWGCGRRFARADALGRHFRSEAGRICIKPLLDEESQERDRQLMNHQQQHLQPMAQPLMVPAQGIDGQQGGNFILPAALLAQYPALQTLQWDQIPAGNDDASDFGGRTSFDASSGGEFGYDDDESGISVSGMSGGYASDQGNMYGVDAQPQGLSESGYPSYP; encoded by the exons ATGGATCCGCCGGACACGCTCCAGGACCTGGGGCAAGCTCCTGCTGCCCATAAAAACCGCAGCGTCAGCCCCTCGGcccatcctcaccaacaccaacaataCAATAATATTAACGACTTGACGATTGACCCCTcgatcaccaccaacccgTCCtatcctccctcttcctttGACAACAATCCCGCTCCGGGCTCCGAGGCATATGCCTATCCCTCGTCGAGCTATCTGACTCCCGCTACCGCGACCGATCAGAGCTTCACACGCCCTAGCCTACATATCCCACAGTCGTTTGACCAAGGGCTGTCGCATCAACAAACCGAGGAGAACTTCTCAAATCTCCTGAACTCGAATACTGGCGACTTTGACTTCTCGCTTTATCAGAACCCGAGCCCGAACACCACTGGTGGCTCCGAGTACCCCTCCTCGCTCTTGCTTgacccccagcaacagccaaCCAACCAGGCTGTCAACCCGGTCGATCTGGTCAGCCAGATCCCGTCTCCTCACCCCTCAAATTCGTCCCAGACATCTCCGCTGGAACAGCAACAATCGAATCCCTCCCCGAGCGCCATGTCGCCCCCTGCATCCTCGCCAGGCACGTTCCATACTCCACAGCACTCGCGGCACACCTCTCTCGACCCCGCTAGCGCCGCATATATGGCAAACGTTTCGCACCCAGATTGGCAGACTCTCATGGCTAACTCCTCGTTCCACGGCCATCGCCGTGCCCCATCAGAGGTGTCCGAAGTGTCGTCTGCAGCGCATTCCCCATATCTTACTCAACATGACTCCTTTGATCCCGCGGACAATAACCCATCCCCACTGTTGGCGCCTCAAAACGACCCTAGTATTTATGACAATGCTGCCTTAGGAATCGAGACATTCACTCTGGCGGACAATCATAAtcagcaccaacaaccagCATTTAGCCCCCAGCACAGCCCTTACATATCTCCGCAATTGAtacctcaacagcctcaattAGCAACAGAAATGATTCCAAGTGGACCATTCATCTCGGGTCCCTCCGCAAGCTCCCCGTATCCGACCCCCCCAACTGAGGGTTATCCAAATACCCAAGAAGGCATGATGCAGCAGGCGGGCCTATACCCAGATATTGGACAAGCGTCACAGATGGCACCGCCGTCTATTAATGTGGAACCCCCACCTCCAGGCCAAACTCCGATCTTTCCCTATGACAAGCCCCAAAATGATATGGATACTTTGAGTCCGCCTCCATCGC GTGCGCCTCGTACTCGTAGCAAGTCTGATCCTTATCATCCCATGCCCAAATCTCGCCCTCGCTCGCCTTCGTCACCATCTGGCAACCTAGGCCCAACGGCTCATTCATCAAACCGGTCATTGTCTCCGTTTGATGTCAATCGTCACCCTTACAGCAACCCTAGCTCTAGGGAGTCTTCTCCTGCCCGTCACCGACGTGTATCAACATCGTCGATTGATAACAGCCGAAACTACATTCTCGGCCTTGCTGACCCAGGTCGACCTACAAACCAACCCGATTCTAAGAGAGTTCAAAAGCATCCTGCAACTTTCCAGTGCCATCTTTGCCCCAAACGCTTCACCCGGGCATACAATTTACGCTCTCATTTACGGACACATACAGACGAACGGCCATTCGTTTGCACTGTCTGTGGAAAGGCATTCGCCCGCCAGCACGACCGTAAACGCCATGAGGGTTTACACTCGGGTGAAAAGAAGTTTGTTTGCCGGGGTGACCTTTCCCGGGGCGGGCAGTGGGGCTGTGGCCGCAGGTTTGCTCGTGCAGATGCTCTAGGACGACATTTCAGATCAGAAGCTGGTCGAATCTGCATTAAACCACTCTTGGATGAGGAATCTCAAGAGCGCGATCGCCAACTCATgaaccaccagcagcaacatctGCAGCCTATGGCGCAGCCGTTGATGGTCCCTGCTCAAGGAATTGATGGCCAGCAGGGTGGCAACTTCATACTGCCAGCAGCTCTACTCGCGCAATATCCAGCTCTCCAAACGCTGCAGTGGGATCAAATCCCGGCTGGCAATGACGATGCGAGCGATTTTGGTGGACGCACTAGTTTTGACGCCAGTTCTGGCGGAGAATTTGGgtatgacgatgatgaatcCGGAATTAGTGTTTCCGGTATGAGTGGGGGATACGCCAGCGATCAGGGCAATATGTACGGAGTGGATGCGCAACCGCAAGGTCTAAGCGAAAGTGGTTACCCGTCGTACCCATGA
- a CDS encoding uncharacterized protein (CAZy:GH53;~COG:G;~EggNog:ENOG410PI60;~InterPro:IPR017853,IPR011683;~PFAM:PF07745;~SECRETED:SignalP(1-18);~go_function: GO:0015926 - glucosidase activity [Evidence IEA]) translates to MLLSSLSALFSIISVTSAALTYRGADISSLLIEENDGVAYKNLNGETQALEAILADNGVNSIRQRIWVNPSDGSYDVDYNLKLAKRVQAAGMSLYLDLHLSDTWADPSDQTTPSSWSTTDIDTLAWQVYNYTLEVCNTFASNDIAVEIVSVGNEIRNGLLWPLGKTDNFGNIANILHSGAWGVKDSSLASTPKIMIHLDNGWDWDAQKYFYDTVLAAGSLESSDFDLIGVSYYPFYNADATLSSLKSSLSNLQSTYGKDVVVVETNWPVECPNPEYEFPSDISTIPFSAEGQKTFLSDVAEVLNGVTGGLGLYYWEPGWVDNAGLGSSCDDVVMVDWETQTVRDSVSVFGNL, encoded by the exons ATGctgctctcttctctctcggCACTCTTCTCCATAATCAGCGTTACCAGTGCCGCCCTCACCTATCGCGGGGCGGACATCTCGTCGCTTCTGATCGAAGAAAATGACGGCGTCGCCTACAAGAACTTGAATGGCGAGACCCAAGCGCTAGAAGCAATCTTGGCGGATAATGGTGTGAACTCGATCCGACAGAGGATATGGGTGAATCCTAGTGATGGGTCGTACGATGTGGACTATAACCTGAAGCTTGCGAAGAGAGTGCAAGCCGCGGGCATGAGTTTGTATTTGGATTTACATCTGAGTGACACATGGGCGGATCCGAGTGACCAG ACTACCCCGTCTTCCTGGTCAACGACAGATATCGACACCCTAGCCTGGCAAGTATACAACTACACCCTCGAAGTATGCAACACCTTTGCCTCGAACGACATCGCCGTCGAGATCGTCTCCGTTGGAAACGAGATCCGCAATGGTCTCCTCTGGCCTCTCGGCAAAACCGACAACTTTggcaacatcgccaacatcCTCCACTCCGGGGCATGGGGCGTCAAAGACTCCAGCCTCGCCTCAACGCCCAAGATCATGATCCACCTTGACAacggctgggactgggatgcGCAGAAGTACTTCTACGACACCGTGCTGGCGGCCGGCTCGCTTGAGTCCTCGGACTTTGACCTCATCGGGGTGTCTTATTATCCGTTTTACAATGCAGACGCGACACTGTCCTCACTAAAGAGTAGTCTGTCGAATCTCCAGTCGACCTATGGGAAGGACGTGGTCGTTGTGGAGACGAATTGGCCCGTAGAGTGCCCGAATCCAGAGTATGAATTCCCAAGCGATATCTCGACCATTCCGTTCTCAGCCGAGGGGCAGAAGACGTTCTTGAGTGATGTGGCGGAGGTGCTTAATGGGGTAACGGGCGGGCTAGGGTTGTACTACTGGGAGCCTGGCTGGGTGGACAATGCGGGATTGGGGTCGAGCTGCGACGATGTTGTGATGGTGGATTGGGAGACGCAGACGGTGAGGGACAGTGTCTCTGTTTTTGGCAATCTCTAG